Proteins from one Oenanthe melanoleuca isolate GR-GAL-2019-014 chromosome 1, OMel1.0, whole genome shotgun sequence genomic window:
- the LOC130254138 gene encoding somatotropin translates to MAPGSWLSPLAIAVITLGLQWPQQAATFPAIPLSSLFANAVLRAQHLHLLAAETYKEFERTYIPEEQRHTNKNSQVAFCYSETIPAPMKKDDAQQKSDMELLQFSLILIQSWLTPVQYLSKMFTNNLVFGTSDRVYEKLKDLEEGILALMRELQDRSPRGPQLLKATYEKFEIHLRSEDALLQNYGLLSCFKKDLHKVETYLKVMKCRRYGEGNCTI, encoded by the exons ATGGCTCCAG GCTCCTGGCTCTCTCCTCTCGCCATTGCTGTCATCACTCTGGGACTGCAGTGGCCACAGCAAGCTGCCACCTTCCCAGCCATCCCCCTTTCCAGCCTGTTTGCCAACGCTGTGCTGAGGGCTCAGCACCTTCacctcctggctgcagagacATACAAGGAGTTT GAACGCACCTATATTCCAGAGGAACAAAGGCACACAAACAAGAATTCCCAGGTAGCATTTTGTTACTCGGAaaccatccctgctcccatgaAGAAGGATGATGCCCAGCAGAAATCA GACATGGAGCTTCTTCAGTTTTCCCTGATTCTCATCCAGTCCTGGCTGACCCCGGTGCAGTACCTGAGCAAGATGTTCACAAACAATCTGGTTTTTGGCACCTCAGACAGAGTGTATGAAAAACTAAAGGACTTGGAAGAAGGAATACTAGCTCTGATGAGG gagctgcaggaccgAAGCCCACGGGGTCCCCAGCTCCTGAAAGCCACGTATGAGAAGTTTGAGATCCACCTGCGCAGCGAGGACGCCCTGCTGCAGAACTATGGCCTGCTCTCCTGCTTCAAGAAGGACCTGCACAAGGTGGAGACCTACCTGAAGGTGATGAAGTGCCGGCGCTACGGGGAGGGGAACTGCACCATCTga